Below is a genomic region from Methanococcus vannielii SB.
TTATTTTGAAAATGCACTTATTCCTGATTTAGCATTATTTTCAAGGTGTAAAAAATCAGGATATTCCATTCCTGTAGACTTGATATCTGAAAAAGTAAATAAAAACTTTTATAAGAATGTCGATTACTTCAAAAAATTTGGAATTGACCTTAAAAATTTATATTACCAGTTTGTAAAACTTGAAGACAACAGCGGAATTTTATGTGCAACTTCCTTTGAAAAGCTAGATGAAACATTTTATTCGAATTTAAAAGAAATATCCGTTTCAGGTTATCCATACATATTAAAAAAATCACACGAAAACGTGAAAATTGAAAATTCAGATGTTTTAAAATTTGCTAGACTTCTTGGGATATATGAAGAGTCCGATAGAGATTCAAATTTAAAATTTTAAAAGTTTAAAATTTTAAATAAAACTAATTTTTAAAGATATTTTATTTATTAGATTTTATTTATTCGGCATATATCGAATAAGATTATATTTTAAATCGAAATATTTATATAATGATTAAGCATTATATTGGGCCATGGAAAGAATAGCGATACACATAATGGGAGAAATCGTTTTATCCGATGACATTGGAAAAGCGATGAAAAAATGGAGAGAAATGTTTGGGATACCACAGATAGAAACTGCAAGATACCTAGATGTTTCCCCTTCAGTTATAAGCGACTATGAAGTCGGTAGAAGAAAAAATCCCGGGGTAAATATCGTAAAAAAATATGTTTATGCACTCCTTGAAATTGATAAAGAAAGGGGCGGGCATACAATAAAAGCATTAAATAAAGTTTTAAACCCTACCTCAATGAAAGCAATTCTCCAGATAAAAGAGTATCAAAATCCAACAGGAATTAAAGATTTAATTTCAATTATCGATGGAAAAATTGTTTGTGGTGAAAATAACACTAATTACCAAATATTTGGGCATACCGTCGTAGATAGTGTCAAAGCAATTTTAGAAATGAACGGCCAAGACTTTTTAAACCTTTATGGCTGGACTACTGAACGAGCACTAGTTTTTACAGAAGTTTCTGCAGGAAGGAGCCCGATGGTTGCCATTAGGGTA
It encodes:
- a CDS encoding helix-turn-helix domain-containing protein, producing the protein MERIAIHIMGEIVLSDDIGKAMKKWREMFGIPQIETARYLDVSPSVISDYEVGRRKNPGVNIVKKYVYALLEIDKERGGHTIKALNKVLNPTSMKAILQIKEYQNPTGIKDLISIIDGKIVCGENNTNYQIFGHTVVDSVKAILEMNGQDFLNLYGWTTERALVFTEVSAGRSPMVAIRVSNIKPRVVIFNGVSELDKLAVKLAEIEGIMLVVTELTTDELLKRLKEIR